The following are encoded together in the Rhizobium tumorigenes genome:
- a CDS encoding competence/damage-inducible protein A produces MTDQIITAAMLAIGDELLSGRTKDKNIGHLADILLLSGIDLKEVRIVADEEDAIVAALNALRGTYDYVFTSGGIGPTHDDITADAISKAFGVACEHDAEAMKLMAAMYERRDMPFTEARQRMARMPVGATHIANPVSTAPGFTIGNVHVMAGVPQVFQAMLDNVIPTLRTGTPMLSTAVACPFGEGDIGTPLGAIQKAHPETSIGSYPRYLGQSFSTEIVVRARTEAAMQAAAEEVRQMIETIRKAKVEENHSAEA; encoded by the coding sequence ATGACAGACCAGATCATCACTGCCGCGATGCTCGCCATCGGCGACGAGCTTTTGTCCGGCCGGACCAAGGACAAGAATATCGGCCATCTCGCCGACATCCTGCTGCTCTCGGGCATCGACCTCAAGGAAGTTCGCATCGTCGCGGACGAGGAAGACGCGATCGTTGCGGCATTGAATGCGCTGCGCGGCACCTACGACTACGTCTTCACCTCCGGCGGCATCGGCCCGACCCACGACGACATCACCGCCGATGCGATTTCCAAGGCCTTTGGCGTTGCCTGCGAGCACGATGCCGAAGCCATGAAGCTGATGGCTGCCATGTACGAGCGCCGCGACATGCCGTTCACCGAAGCCCGCCAGCGCATGGCGCGCATGCCTGTCGGCGCAACCCATATCGCCAACCCGGTCTCGACCGCACCCGGCTTTACCATTGGCAACGTGCATGTGATGGCCGGCGTGCCGCAGGTGTTCCAGGCCATGCTGGACAATGTCATTCCCACCCTGCGCACGGGCACGCCGATGCTGTCGACGGCGGTTGCCTGTCCGTTCGGCGAAGGCGATATCGGCACACCGCTCGGCGCCATCCAGAAGGCTCATCCGGAAACCAGCATAGGCTCCTACCCCCGCTATCTCGGGCAGAGTTTTTCGACGGAGATCGTCGTGCGGGCGCGCACCGAGGCGGCGATGCAGGCTGCTGCCGAAGAAGTACGACAGATGATCGAGACCATCCGCAAGGCAAAGGTCGAGGAAAACCATTCGGCAGAGGCTTAG
- a CDS encoding vitamin B12-dependent ribonucleotide reductase — protein sequence MRIERRFTKPGQSAYAEVEFRKAISEIKNPDGSIVFRLENIDVPAQFSQVAADILAQKYFRKAGVPTRLKKVEENDVPSFLWRSVPDEAALKGLPKDEQTGSEIDARQVFDRLAGTWTYWGWKGGYFSSEDDALAFRDELAYMLATQRVAPNSPQWFNTGMHWAYGIDGPGQGHYYVDPFTAKLTKSKSAYEHPQPHACFIQSVEDDLVNEGGIMDLWVREARLFKYGSGTGSNFSYLRGEGEKLSGGGRSSGLMSFLKIGDRAAGAIKSGGTTRRAAKMVVVDIDHPDIEEYINWKVKEEQKVAALVTGSKVVARHLTAIMKACLEGGKDDPFDPMKNVALKRQIRAAKQDQVPENYVQRVIQFARQGYTDLKFKTYDTDWDSEAYLTVSGQNSNNSVSIKDDFLRAVEQDGDWNLTARKDGRVMKTLKARDLWETISYAAWASADPGLHFNTTMNDWHTSPAEGPIRASNPCSEYMFLDDTACNLASLNLLQFKDATTKRIDIADYEHAVRLWTVVLEISVMMAQFPSRQIAERSYQYRTIGLGYANIGGLLMSSGIPYDSDDARAIAGSLTAIMTGVSYATSAEMASELGPFPMFKPNRESMLRVIRNHRRAAYGETTGYEGLSINPVALIHSENPDQDLVAHAKAAWDKALALGEQHGYRNAQATVIAPTGTIGLVMDCDTTGIEPDFALVKFKKLAGGGYFKIINRAVPEALRALGYSESQLAEMEAYAVGHGNLNQAPAVNPGSLRAKGFTDDKIEAVNGALKSAFDIKFVFNQWTLGADFMRDTLGVTDAQMADMGFNLLDHLGYSKKEIEAANIHICGAMTLEGAPFLKDEHLAVFDCANACGKIGKRYLSVDSHIRMMAAAQPFISGAISKTINMANDATVEDCKNAYMLSWKLGLKANALYRDGSKLSQPLNASLIDDDDNEDALEELLQQPAAAQAVTITEKIIERVIERVSREQEKLPGRRKGYTQKAKIGGHTLFLRTGEYDDGRLGEIFLDMNKEGSALRALINNFAISVSLGLQYGVPLEEYVDAFTFTKFEPAGIVQGNDAIKNATSILDYVFRELAVSYLGRHDLAHVDTSDFNNTSLGRGVSEGKADVVSKGLTRGYKPTLVGKTNEPKGAATAVPAKASSGGATITAFSGSAARKIETIAAISTSEVVSFKREYDERAKELAEEMAEENTSLFSDEAADAAATAKAEAKKLEAERRTRSIMQGYTGSMCGECQNFTMVRNGTCEKCDTCGATSGCS from the coding sequence ATGCGCATCGAAAGACGTTTCACCAAGCCCGGTCAGAGTGCTTATGCGGAGGTTGAATTCCGCAAGGCAATCAGCGAGATCAAGAATCCGGACGGGTCGATCGTCTTCCGCCTCGAGAACATCGATGTGCCTGCCCAGTTCAGCCAGGTTGCCGCCGATATCCTGGCACAGAAGTATTTCCGCAAGGCCGGCGTACCCACGCGCCTGAAGAAGGTCGAGGAAAACGATGTTCCTTCCTTTCTCTGGCGCTCTGTTCCCGATGAGGCTGCTCTGAAGGGTCTGCCGAAGGACGAACAAACCGGTTCCGAAATCGACGCCCGCCAGGTCTTCGATCGCCTTGCCGGCACCTGGACCTACTGGGGCTGGAAGGGCGGCTATTTCTCGTCGGAAGACGATGCGCTCGCCTTCCGCGACGAGCTCGCCTACATGCTCGCCACCCAGCGCGTCGCACCGAATTCGCCACAGTGGTTCAATACCGGCATGCACTGGGCCTATGGCATCGACGGCCCCGGCCAAGGCCACTATTATGTCGATCCGTTCACTGCCAAGCTCACCAAGTCGAAATCGGCCTATGAGCACCCGCAGCCACATGCCTGCTTCATTCAGTCCGTGGAGGACGACCTCGTCAACGAAGGCGGCATCATGGACCTCTGGGTCCGCGAAGCCCGTCTCTTCAAGTACGGCTCCGGTACCGGTTCCAACTTCTCCTATCTGCGGGGCGAAGGCGAAAAGCTGTCGGGCGGCGGACGCTCGTCGGGTCTGATGTCGTTCCTCAAGATCGGTGACCGGGCTGCCGGCGCCATCAAGTCTGGCGGCACGACGCGCCGGGCTGCCAAGATGGTGGTGGTCGACATCGACCATCCAGATATCGAAGAATACATCAACTGGAAGGTCAAGGAGGAGCAGAAGGTTGCTGCCCTCGTCACCGGCTCCAAGGTCGTTGCGCGCCACCTGACGGCGATCATGAAAGCCTGCCTAGAAGGCGGCAAGGACGACCCGTTCGACCCGATGAAGAACGTCGCGCTGAAGCGCCAGATCCGTGCCGCCAAGCAGGACCAGGTGCCGGAGAACTATGTCCAGCGCGTCATCCAGTTTGCGCGTCAGGGCTATACCGACCTCAAGTTCAAGACTTACGACACTGACTGGGATTCGGAAGCATACCTCACTGTATCCGGCCAGAATTCCAACAATTCGGTCTCCATCAAGGACGACTTCCTGCGCGCTGTCGAACAGGATGGCGACTGGAACCTGACCGCCCGCAAGGACGGCCGCGTGATGAAGACGCTGAAGGCCCGCGACCTGTGGGAAACGATTTCCTACGCCGCCTGGGCGTCTGCCGATCCGGGCCTGCATTTCAACACGACGATGAACGACTGGCACACCTCGCCGGCTGAAGGCCCGATCCGCGCTTCCAATCCGTGCTCGGAATACATGTTCCTCGACGACACCGCCTGCAACCTCGCCTCGCTGAACCTGCTGCAGTTCAAGGATGCCACTACCAAACGCATCGACATCGCCGATTACGAACATGCTGTCCGCCTGTGGACCGTCGTGCTGGAAATCTCGGTGATGATGGCGCAGTTCCCGTCCCGCCAGATCGCCGAGCGCTCCTACCAGTACCGCACCATCGGTCTCGGCTACGCAAACATCGGCGGCCTGCTGATGTCCTCTGGCATTCCCTACGACAGCGACGATGCCCGTGCCATTGCCGGCTCGCTGACGGCTATCATGACCGGCGTCTCCTACGCCACGTCGGCCGAGATGGCGTCCGAGCTCGGACCCTTCCCGATGTTCAAGCCGAACCGCGAATCGATGCTGCGCGTCATCCGCAACCATCGCCGCGCCGCCTATGGCGAGACGACGGGCTATGAGGGCCTGTCGATCAACCCGGTCGCCCTCATCCATTCCGAAAACCCTGATCAGGATCTGGTCGCCCATGCCAAGGCTGCCTGGGACAAGGCGCTGGCGCTCGGCGAACAGCACGGTTACCGCAACGCCCAGGCCACCGTCATCGCACCGACAGGCACCATCGGTCTGGTCATGGATTGCGACACGACCGGCATCGAGCCGGACTTCGCACTGGTGAAATTCAAGAAGCTCGCCGGTGGCGGCTACTTCAAGATCATCAACCGCGCCGTACCGGAAGCGCTGCGGGCGCTCGGCTATTCCGAGAGCCAGCTGGCCGAGATGGAAGCCTATGCCGTCGGCCATGGCAACCTGAACCAGGCACCGGCCGTCAACCCCGGCAGCTTGCGCGCCAAGGGCTTTACCGACGACAAGATCGAAGCCGTCAACGGCGCGCTGAAATCTGCGTTCGACATCAAGTTCGTGTTCAACCAGTGGACGCTGGGTGCCGACTTCATGCGCGACACGCTGGGCGTCACCGACGCGCAGATGGCCGACATGGGCTTCAACCTGCTCGACCACCTCGGCTATTCCAAGAAGGAGATCGAGGCGGCCAACATCCACATCTGCGGGGCGATGACGCTGGAAGGCGCGCCGTTCCTCAAGGACGAGCATCTGGCCGTGTTCGATTGCGCCAATGCCTGCGGCAAGATCGGCAAGCGCTACCTGTCGGTCGACAGCCACATCCGCATGATGGCCGCCGCACAGCCCTTCATCTCAGGCGCCATCTCGAAGACCATCAACATGGCCAACGACGCGACCGTCGAGGATTGCAAGAACGCCTACATGCTGTCTTGGAAGCTCGGCCTGAAGGCCAACGCGCTCTATCGCGACGGCTCCAAGCTTTCGCAGCCGCTGAATGCATCGCTGATCGACGACGACGACAACGAGGATGCGCTGGAGGAACTGCTGCAGCAGCCGGCAGCGGCACAGGCCGTCACCATCACCGAGAAGATCATCGAACGGGTGATCGAGCGCGTCAGCCGCGAGCAGGAGAAGCTGCCCGGCCGCCGCAAGGGCTACACCCAGAAGGCCAAGATCGGCGGTCATACGCTGTTCCTGCGCACCGGCGAATACGACGACGGCCGCCTTGGCGAAATCTTCCTCGACATGAACAAGGAAGGCTCGGCACTCCGCGCGCTGATCAACAACTTCGCCATCTCCGTATCGCTCGGCCTGCAATACGGCGTGCCGCTCGAGGAATATGTCGACGCCTTCACCTTCACCAAGTTCGAGCCGGCCGGCATCGTACAGGGCAACGACGCCATCAAGAACGCCACGTCGATCCTCGACTACGTGTTCCGCGAACTCGCCGTCTCCTATCTCGGCCGTCATGACCTCGCCCATGTCGATACGTCCGACTTCAACAACACCTCGCTCGGTCGGGGTGTTTCGGAAGGCAAGGCCGATGTCGTCTCCAAGGGCCTGACACGCGGCTACAAGCCAACTCTGGTCGGCAAAACCAACGAGCCGAAGGGGGCTGCCACCGCAGTTCCTGCCAAGGCGTCGTCGGGCGGCGCCACGATCACCGCATTCTCCGGCAGCGCGGCGCGCAAGATCGAAACGATCGCCGCGATCTCGACATCGGAAGTCGTCTCCTTCAAGCGCGAATACGACGAACGCGCCAAGGAACTGGCCGAGGAAATGGCGGAAGAAAACACATCGTTGTTCTCGGACGAAGCAGCCGATGCCGCGGCAACGGCGAAGGCCGAGGCCAAAAAGCTGGAAGCCGAACGCCGTACCCGCTCGATCATGCAGGGCTACACCGGCAGCATGTGCGGCGAATGCCAGAACTTCACCATGGTCCGCAACGGCACATGCGAAAAGTGCGACACGTGTGGGGCGACCAGCGGTTGCTCGTGA
- a CDS encoding winged helix-turn-helix transcriptional regulator, translated as MENPTPLQCPVARSLEAIGDAWSILVLRDAHAGLTRFDQFRKSLGIVPTMLTKRLKALTEDGLLEKRLYSERPPREEYVLTEAGRDFLPVLMLIGAWAHRHCDGELARYIDVESGHEIEPIAIDAVTGARLGTRPLRLGAPGS; from the coding sequence ATGGAAAATCCTACACCGCTGCAATGCCCGGTCGCTCGAAGTCTTGAGGCAATCGGAGATGCCTGGAGCATTCTCGTCCTGCGGGACGCCCATGCCGGCCTGACGCGTTTCGACCAGTTCCGTAAGAGCCTCGGCATCGTTCCGACCATGCTGACCAAGCGCCTGAAAGCGCTGACCGAAGACGGCCTGCTCGAGAAGCGCCTATACTCGGAGCGCCCGCCCCGGGAAGAATACGTCCTCACAGAGGCCGGTCGCGACTTCCTGCCTGTCCTGATGTTGATCGGCGCATGGGCACACCGTCATTGCGACGGGGAACTCGCACGCTACATCGACGTCGAATCAGGCCATGAAATCGAACCCATCGCCATCGATGCCGTGACCGGCGCAAGGCTAGGTACACGCCCCCTGCGGCTAGGTGCTCCGGGTTCCTAA
- a CDS encoding VanZ family protein — MLAFILFSTVSPIDLRPYTLTTVNIDRAGAYALAGLVFVLAYPRHWKSIGVLLVAGALGFEFLQEFSPTRHARLHDALVKGGGAIAGVAMGYAFNRIRARWTPDLLVAG, encoded by the coding sequence ATGCTAGCCTTTATCCTCTTTTCCACCGTTTCGCCGATAGACCTCAGGCCGTATACTCTGACGACGGTCAACATCGACCGCGCCGGCGCCTATGCGCTGGCCGGTCTGGTTTTTGTACTGGCCTACCCACGCCACTGGAAATCGATCGGAGTTCTTCTGGTCGCAGGCGCACTCGGCTTCGAGTTCCTTCAGGAATTCTCGCCTACCCGCCATGCAAGGCTGCACGACGCCCTCGTCAAGGGCGGCGGAGCAATTGCAGGCGTGGCGATGGGCTACGCCTTCAACCGCATCCGGGCGCGATGGACGCCGGACCTCCTGGTGGCCGGCTGA
- the wrbA gene encoding NAD(P)H:quinone oxidoreductase type IV: MAKVLVLYHSTYGHIEAMAYAVAEGAKSAGAEVVVKRVPELVSDEVAKASHYKMDQAAPIATADELAEYDAIIVGAGTRFGTVASQMRNFWDQTGGLWFGGKLVGKVGSAFTSSASQHGGQESTILGFLPTFLHHGMAVVGLPYSFAGQLGTEEVKGGSPYGATTITNGDGSRMPSEIELEGARFQGAHVAKIAAKLA; encoded by the coding sequence ATGGCCAAGGTCCTGGTTCTATATCATTCCACATACGGTCATATTGAAGCGATGGCTTATGCCGTTGCCGAAGGCGCAAAGTCGGCCGGTGCCGAAGTTGTCGTCAAGCGCGTGCCGGAACTGGTATCCGACGAGGTTGCCAAGGCATCGCACTACAAGATGGACCAGGCAGCGCCGATCGCCACTGCCGACGAACTCGCCGAATACGACGCAATCATCGTCGGCGCCGGCACCCGCTTCGGCACGGTCGCTTCGCAGATGCGCAACTTCTGGGATCAGACGGGCGGCCTGTGGTTCGGCGGCAAGCTGGTCGGCAAGGTCGGCTCGGCCTTCACGTCGTCTGCCAGCCAGCACGGCGGACAGGAGTCCACCATCCTCGGCTTCCTGCCGACCTTCCTGCATCACGGCATGGCTGTCGTCGGTCTTCCCTACAGCTTCGCCGGCCAGCTCGGCACCGAAGAAGTCAAGGGCGGCTCGCCTTACGGCGCAACGACGATCACCAACGGCGACGGCTCGCGCATGCCGTCTGAAATCGAACTCGAAGGCGCAAGGTTCCAGGGCGCCCACGTGGCAAAGATTGCTGCCAAGCTCGCCTGA
- the ilvA gene encoding threonine ammonia-lyase IlvA — MNTRDVDSAQEAMREIFPATPLQFNEHLSARYGADIWLKREDLTPVRSYKIRGAFNFFRKQMAAGGTGKVFVCASAGNHAQGFAFVCRHFGVPGVVFMPVTTPQQKIEKTRIFGGEFITIKLFGDFFDQCYQAARDYVSANDGFMVPPFDHADIIEGQATVAAEIAAQLPEGVLPDLVVMPVGGGGLAAGITGYFSDVLPPSAFRFVEPAGAPSLRRSVEAGSLLTLPKVDNFVDGAAVARIGDLNFEALRGFPADQVMLMPENAICVTIIDMLNVEGVVLEPAGALAITALEAMDRDAIRGKTIVAVVSGGNFDFERLPDVKERAMRHAGLKKYFILRLAQRPGALRDFLNLLGPDDDIARFEYLKKSARNFGSILIGIEVKNADSFAELRQNFENAGLGYEDITDNEILANLII, encoded by the coding sequence TTGAACACACGGGATGTCGACAGCGCACAGGAAGCCATGCGGGAGATTTTCCCCGCAACGCCGCTGCAATTCAACGAGCATCTCTCCGCCCGCTACGGTGCCGATATCTGGCTGAAGCGCGAGGACCTGACGCCCGTGCGCTCCTACAAGATCCGCGGTGCCTTCAACTTTTTCCGCAAGCAGATGGCAGCCGGCGGTACCGGTAAAGTCTTCGTCTGCGCCTCGGCCGGTAACCACGCGCAAGGATTTGCCTTCGTGTGCCGCCACTTCGGCGTGCCCGGTGTGGTTTTCATGCCGGTGACGACACCGCAGCAGAAGATCGAGAAGACCCGCATATTCGGCGGCGAATTCATCACGATCAAACTCTTCGGCGACTTTTTCGACCAGTGCTACCAGGCTGCCCGCGACTACGTCTCGGCCAATGACGGCTTCATGGTGCCGCCGTTCGACCACGCCGACATTATCGAGGGGCAGGCGACGGTGGCGGCCGAAATCGCGGCGCAATTGCCGGAGGGCGTGCTGCCGGATCTGGTCGTGATGCCGGTCGGCGGCGGCGGCCTCGCTGCCGGGATCACCGGCTATTTCAGCGATGTCCTGCCACCGTCGGCGTTCCGTTTCGTCGAGCCGGCGGGCGCTCCCAGCCTTCGTCGCTCGGTAGAGGCCGGAAGCCTGCTGACATTGCCGAAGGTCGATAATTTCGTTGACGGGGCGGCGGTTGCCCGCATTGGCGATCTCAATTTTGAAGCATTGCGAGGTTTCCCCGCCGATCAGGTGATGCTGATGCCGGAGAATGCTATCTGCGTGACGATCATCGACATGCTGAATGTCGAAGGCGTCGTGCTCGAACCGGCCGGCGCTCTGGCGATCACCGCGCTCGAGGCGATGGATCGCGACGCTATCCGTGGCAAGACCATTGTTGCCGTCGTGTCCGGTGGCAACTTCGATTTCGAGCGGTTGCCCGACGTCAAGGAGCGCGCCATGCGCCATGCGGGCTTGAAGAAATATTTTATTCTGCGTCTGGCCCAGCGTCCTGGGGCGCTGCGTGACTTTCTCAATCTGCTCGGCCCTGACGATGACATCGCCCGCTTCGAATACCTGAAGAAGAGCGCCCGCAATTTCGGTTCTATCCTGATCGGAATCGAGGTGAAGAATGCGGACAGTTTCGCGGAGCTGCGGCAGAATTTCGAGAATGCCGGACTTGGCTACGAAGACATCACCGATAACGAGATCCTTGCAAACCTGATCATATGA
- a CDS encoding oxidoreductase, with amino-acid sequence MTNRNNGVALVTGASSGIGLMTAQALAKAGYRVFGTSRKPVASTAGVAMLVCDVTDEASVQAAIATVLDQAGRIDLVVNNAGIGLLGGAEESSIAQAQRLFDVNVFGVARVVNAVLPAMRRQKSGRIINMSSILGLIPSPFNAFYASTKHAIEGYSESLDHEVRTFGIRVVLVQPGVTRTSFEENLTRADSPLAAYASERERSEKLMRSWIEAGDEPGVVADVVVKAATAKRPKLRYSAGKQSTQARSLRRFMPERLVDRILRKVNGLPA; translated from the coding sequence ATGACAAATAGAAATAACGGCGTCGCGCTGGTGACAGGCGCTTCCTCCGGCATCGGTCTGATGACGGCACAGGCGTTGGCAAAAGCGGGCTACCGCGTCTTCGGAACCAGCCGCAAGCCTGTCGCGAGCACTGCAGGTGTCGCCATGCTTGTCTGCGACGTCACGGATGAGGCGTCCGTGCAGGCCGCTATCGCTACTGTTCTGGATCAGGCGGGCCGTATCGATCTCGTGGTCAACAATGCCGGTATCGGCCTTCTCGGTGGCGCGGAAGAATCGTCCATTGCGCAGGCCCAGCGGCTGTTCGATGTGAACGTCTTCGGCGTCGCTCGTGTCGTCAACGCCGTCTTGCCAGCGATGCGCCGGCAGAAGAGCGGCCGGATTATCAACATGAGCTCGATCCTCGGCCTCATTCCATCGCCCTTCAACGCCTTTTATGCCTCGACCAAGCACGCGATAGAGGGCTACTCGGAATCGCTCGACCATGAAGTGCGTACATTTGGCATCCGCGTCGTCCTCGTCCAGCCCGGCGTGACGCGCACCTCATTCGAGGAAAACCTGACGCGCGCCGACAGTCCGCTGGCAGCCTACGCCTCCGAGCGCGAGCGCAGCGAAAAGCTCATGCGCAGCTGGATTGAAGCCGGCGATGAACCTGGTGTGGTGGCCGACGTGGTCGTAAAAGCAGCCACGGCAAAACGGCCGAAGCTGCGCTACTCCGCCGGCAAGCAGTCCACCCAGGCCCGCTCACTCCGCCGTTTCATGCCCGAGCGCCTGGTCGACCGCATCCTGCGCAAAGTCAACGGCTTGCCTGCCTAA
- the gpt gene encoding xanthine phosphoribosyltransferase yields MSLPDKAFPVSWDQFHRDARALAWRLAGLDREFHAIVCITRGGLVPAAIISRELNIRLIETVCIASYHDYVNQGEMAVLKGITPALLEKGGEGVLVVDDLTDTGKTAAEVRAMLPNAHFACVYAKPKGVPVIDTFITEVSQDTWIYFPWDMGFSYQEPIAKGTRG; encoded by the coding sequence ATGTCCCTCCCCGATAAAGCCTTTCCCGTTTCCTGGGACCAGTTTCACCGCGATGCAAGGGCGCTCGCCTGGCGGCTTGCCGGTCTCGACCGTGAGTTCCACGCCATCGTCTGCATTACGCGCGGCGGCCTCGTGCCGGCGGCCATCATTTCGCGCGAACTCAACATCCGGTTGATCGAGACAGTCTGCATCGCCTCCTACCACGACTACGTCAACCAAGGCGAAATGGCCGTGCTGAAGGGCATCACGCCAGCGCTGCTGGAAAAGGGTGGCGAAGGCGTGCTTGTCGTCGACGACCTGACCGATACCGGTAAGACGGCCGCAGAGGTCCGTGCCATGCTGCCGAACGCGCATTTCGCATGTGTCTATGCCAAGCCCAAGGGCGTTCCGGTGATCGACACCTTCATCACCGAGGTCAGCCAGGACACCTGGATCTATTTTCCCTGGGACATGGGGTTCAGCTACCAGGAACCGATCGCCAAGGGCACGCGCGGCTAA
- a CDS encoding HlyU family transcriptional regulator: MASFFSTILSLFTGAGGPKAEATKAGAPAASQTYQDCQIFAVPQREGSQFRLAGRIEKQVNGEILVRSFIRADVFSSVDDAVETTFRKAQQIIDQHGPSLFADGEPSRQV, translated from the coding sequence ATGGCGTCCTTCTTCTCCACGATCCTGTCGCTGTTCACCGGTGCCGGCGGGCCCAAGGCCGAGGCCACAAAGGCGGGGGCGCCAGCCGCCTCGCAGACCTATCAGGATTGCCAGATTTTCGCCGTTCCGCAGCGTGAAGGCAGCCAGTTCCGTCTGGCCGGTCGTATCGAAAAGCAGGTGAACGGCGAAATCCTGGTTCGGAGCTTCATCCGCGCCGACGTTTTCAGCTCGGTCGATGACGCGGTGGAGACGACCTTCCGCAAGGCGCAACAGATCATCGACCAGCATGGCCCGTCGCTGTTTGCCGATGGCGAGCCTAGCCGTCAGGTCTGA
- a CDS encoding universal stress protein, protein MAFRTIVTILDVPQSAGIASDIAFSLAAGNNSHVIGLHAEIVSPVPMVAPMEIPDPIAVQALQDMARSEAATIEQLFHAKATASGGSFEWRSFASSAGYDSQPIIETARSADLIVAVQPDPAHPSDGHVDVESFLFESGRPVLMVPYILKAPNPIRRVLIAWNGSKEAARATFDAMPFLEAADSVEILSIDPAENRSNAPATGADISAALVRRGIKATLTTTESADKSASQIIEKRLAEDSIDLLVMGAYTQSRLWEMLFGGTTKTMLKSMTALTLLSR, encoded by the coding sequence ATGGCCTTTAGAACCATCGTCACCATTCTGGACGTGCCGCAAAGTGCCGGCATCGCCTCCGATATTGCGTTCTCGCTGGCGGCTGGCAACAACAGCCATGTCATCGGCCTTCACGCCGAGATCGTGTCGCCGGTGCCGATGGTGGCGCCGATGGAAATCCCGGACCCGATCGCCGTACAGGCGCTGCAGGACATGGCCCGTAGCGAGGCCGCCACCATCGAGCAGTTGTTCCATGCCAAGGCGACGGCCAGCGGCGGGTCGTTCGAATGGCGCAGCTTTGCCAGTTCGGCCGGCTACGATTCGCAGCCCATCATCGAAACGGCCCGCAGCGCCGACCTGATCGTCGCGGTCCAGCCAGATCCGGCCCATCCTTCCGACGGACATGTGGATGTAGAAAGCTTCCTGTTCGAAAGCGGCCGGCCGGTGCTGATGGTGCCCTATATCCTCAAGGCTCCGAACCCGATCAGGCGCGTGCTGATCGCCTGGAACGGCTCGAAGGAAGCGGCGCGCGCCACCTTCGATGCGATGCCCTTCCTGGAAGCTGCAGACTCAGTAGAGATCCTCTCCATCGATCCGGCCGAGAACCGCAGCAACGCGCCGGCAACCGGCGCCGATATTTCGGCAGCGCTTGTGCGGCGGGGAATAAAGGCGACGCTGACGACAACGGAAAGCGCTGACAAGTCTGCGTCGCAGATCATCGAGAAGCGGCTGGCGGAAGACAGCATCGACCTGCTCGTGATGGGCGCCTATACCCAATCGCGACTATGGGAGATGCTGTTCGGCGGGACGACCAAGACCATGCTGAAATCGATGACGGCGCTGACCCTGCTGTCGCGCTGA